Within Butyrivibrio fibrisolvens, the genomic segment ACATTAGTTATCTTTTTAAAAAAGTAATATCTGTAATGAAAATGAACAGCCTCTATACGTTTAATTCCTAACGTATAGAGGCTGTAATTGTTATCGGAAATCAGAAATCAACTTCTGTATCGTAGTAGCAGCACTTAAGGAGCTTTTCCATCTCTTCCTGAGAAGGCTGGCGAGGATTAGATCCTGTGCAGGCATCAAGGATAGCATTAGCTGCTATGTCATGGAGCCTGTCAAGGAATACATCTTCAGGAACAAAGCCTTGCTCTGCATAATAGCTGTCTGCGCCGTAGTTCTTGATGCAGTGAGGGATCTTGAGATCATCATTCATCTTGCGAAGATAAGCGATAAGGAGCTTAACTTTCTCTTCATCGCTTGATCCGCCGAGGTTCATAACATCAGCGATCTTGCCGTATCTCTTTAAAGCTACAGGGTCTTTTGCGTTAAATGCAATAACCTTAGGAAGATACATAGCATTGGCAGCGCCGTGGATGATGTGAGCACCATGATCTGCAAATGCTGCACCTGTCTTGTGAGCCATAGAGTGAACTATACCAAGAAGAGCATTAGAGAATGCCATACCTGCAAGACACTGAGCGTTGTGCATAGCATCACGCTTGTCCATATCTCCGTTGTAAGATCCTACAAGATCAGCCTGGATCATCTCTATTGCATGAAGAGCAAGAGGATCTGTATAGTCACAGTTAGCGGTAGATACATAAGCTTCGATAGCATGTGTGATAGCGTCCATACCTGTATGGGCTACGAGCTTCTGAGGCATTGTATGAGCAAGCTCAGGATCTACGATAGCAACATCAGGAGTGATCTCGAAGTCAGCTATAGGATACTTGATACCCTTCTTATAGTCTGTGATGATGGAGAATGCTGTAACCTCTGTAGCAGTACCGGATGTAGATGATATAGCACAGAATTTAGCCTTGGTACGAAGCTTTGGAAGACCGAATACCTTGCACATATCTTCGAAGGTAGTATCAGGATACTCGTACTTGATCCACATAGCTTTGGCAGCATCTATTGGTGAACCGCCGCCTATAGCAACGATCCAGTCAGGACCGAACTTCTGCATAGCTTCA encodes:
- a CDS encoding iron-containing alcohol dehydrogenase, translated to MARFTLPRDVYHGKGALEALKTFEGKKAIVCVGGGSMKKFGFLDKVVSYLKEAGMEVELFEGIEPDPSVDTVMKGAEAMQKFGPDWIVAIGGGSPIDAAKAMWIKYEYPDTTFEDMCKVFGLPKLRTKAKFCAISSTSGTATEVTAFSIITDYKKGIKYPIADFEITPDVAIVDPELAHTMPQKLVAHTGMDAITHAIEAYVSTANCDYTDPLALHAIEMIQADLVGSYNGDMDKRDAMHNAQCLAGMAFSNALLGIVHSMAHKTGAAFADHGAHIIHGAANAMYLPKVIAFNAKDPVALKRYGKIADVMNLGGSSDEEKVKLLIAYLRKMNDDLKIPHCIKNYGADSYYAEQGFVPEDVFLDRLHDIAANAILDACTGSNPRQPSQEEMEKLLKCCYYDTEVDF